The following is a genomic window from Adhaeribacter radiodurans.
TGGATAAATTCTTTTACGATAATAAGATTGTCCGCGACTTTGGTTATGCTACCCTTTTCTGGGGGGTGGCCGGTATGCTCATCGGGGTTATTATTGCCTTTCAGCTGGCCCGCCCCGAAATGAATATGGGTACCCAGTATACCACGTTTGGTCGGGTACGGCCCCTGCATACCAACGCGGTGATTTTCGCCTTTGTGGGCAATGGTATTTTTATGGGGGTGTATTACTCCCTGCAACGCCTTTGTAAAACCCGGATGTACTCCGATAAGCTGAGTAAAATTCACTTCTGGGCCTGGCAGCTCATTATTGTGTCGGCGGTAATTACCTTGCCGCTGGGCTACACTTCTTCTAAAGAATACGCCGAGTTGGAATGGCCCATTGATATTGCCATTACTTTGGTTTGGGTGGTATTCGGCTGGAATATGTTTGGTACTATTCTGCAACGCCGCGAGCGCCACTTATATGTGGGTATCTGGTTTTACATTGCTACTTTTTTAACTGTAGCGGTGCTGCACATTGTAAACTCTTTTGCTATTCCGGTTACTTTCTTAAAAAGCTATTCAGCTTATGCCGGGGTGCAGGATGCGTTGGTGCAGTGGTGGTACGGCCATAACGCGGTGGCATTTTTCTTAACCACGCCTTACCTGGGCATGATGTATTACTTCTTACCCAAAGCCGCTAACCGCCCGGTATATTCCTATCGCTTATCCATTATTCACTTCTGGTCTTTGATTTTTATTTACATCTGGGCTGGTCCGCACCATTTGTTATATACCTCTTTGCCCGATTGGGCGCAAAGTTTAGGGGTAGTTTTCTCGGTAATGTTGCTGGCACCAAGCTGGGGCGGGATGATTAACGGCCTCTTAACCCTGCGCGGCGCCTGGGATAAAGTACGCGAAGAGCCGGTACTTAAATTCATGGTAGTAGCAATTACCGCTTACGGCATGGCTACTTTCGAAGGTCCGATGCTTTCTTTGAAAAACGTAAATGCCATTGCCCACTTCACCGACTGGATTGTAGCCCACGTACATGTTGGCGCCCTAGGTTGGAACGGTTTCTTGACTTTCGGTATCCTGTATTGGTTGTTGCCCCGCATTTTCCAGACCAAATTATACTCTAAAAAATTAGCTAACACCCACTTCTGGTTAGGCACGCTGGGTATTTTGTTCTACGCCATCCCGATGTACTGGGCTGGGTTTACCCAAGGTTTAATGTGGAAACAGTTTACCAAAGAAGGTTTGCTGCAATATCCTAACTTCCTCGAAACCGTGCTGCAATTAGTACCCATGTATTATATGCGCGGTATAGGCGGGGTGTTGTACCTGAGCGGTGTGTTCGTGATGATTTACAACGTGGTAAAAACCGTAAAACAAGGTACTTTATTAGCGAACGAAGAAGCGCATGCCGCCCCGTTAATGCCAGCCGTAAAAGGTCCGCACCACGATGGTCACTGGCACCGCTGGATTGAGCGCCGCCCCATACAATTAGCCGTTTGGGCAACCGTTGCCATCCTGATTGGGGGAGCCGTGGAAATGATTCCGACATTCCTGATTGACTCGAACGTACCCACTATTGCCGCCGTGAAGCCTTATACTTCTCTGGAATTACAAGGTCGCGACGTGTATATCCGGGAAGGCTGCGTGAACTGCCACACCCAAATGGTACGGCCGTTCCGCTCCGAAACCGAGCGCTACGGCGAGTATTCCAAAGCCGGCGAATTCGTGTACGACCGTCCGTTCTTGTGGGGCTCTAAACGTACCGGGCCGGATTTGCACCGGGTAGGAGGGAAGTACCCGCACAGCTGGCACTACCACCACATGCTAGACCCTACCAGCATGTCGCCGGGTTCTATTATGCCGCCTTACCCTTGGTTGTTTGATCAAACCCTGGATATCTCGACTACCGAAGCTAAAATCAACGCCTTACGCAAATTAGGCACTCCTTATCCGGAAGGCTACGAAAAACAGGCCAACGACGACCTGAAAAAGCAGGCCGAAAAAATAGCCGCAGAACTAGCCCTGGAAAAAATCGAAGTAAAACCGGATAAAGAAATCGTCGCCCTGATTGCCTACCTGCAACGCCTGGGTACCGACATTAAAGTGAAAGAAGCAAAATAGTCCATAGTCTACGGTCAATAGTCCATAGAATAAAAATTTTAGATTAACCAACCACTCCCAACCCCTCCTTATCCAAGGAGGGGAGCTTGAGAAAGGTGGAAATTTAAGAAAGCGTCAAGCGACCTGAGGCTGGACGATTGTTAGACACGAGCGAGGACGCTCGCGCCATTGTAGATTAAAAAACAAATACCTAAGTAATATTAAAGAACAGCTATTCCAGTTTGGGCTGTGAGGAATTGCTAAGGTTTCGGTGCCGAGGCACGAGGCATTCCGCAGCGGAGCGAGGAAAGATTCCTTAGCCCGTCCGAACAGTCCAAACGCGGCCCGTTGGCCGGGAAGACCGGAAAGTAATTAAAGGGGGAGAATTTTCAAGTCAGGAACAAACTTTAGTAGAAAGTAACTGCCAAAATCCTCCCCCTAATCCCCTCCAAAGGGGGACATAAAAAAACTTACAACATATAACCTGCAACCTAAAAAGTCATGTATAAAAACGTATTACAATCCATTGCCGGCATCGAAATTTATCCCATCATTTCCTTCCTTATTTTCTT
Proteins encoded in this region:
- the ccoN gene encoding cytochrome-c oxidase, cbb3-type subunit I; the encoded protein is MLTQTITLPNQPLYAEQDSLLDKFFYDNKIVRDFGYATLFWGVAGMLIGVIIAFQLARPEMNMGTQYTTFGRVRPLHTNAVIFAFVGNGIFMGVYYSLQRLCKTRMYSDKLSKIHFWAWQLIIVSAVITLPLGYTSSKEYAELEWPIDIAITLVWVVFGWNMFGTILQRRERHLYVGIWFYIATFLTVAVLHIVNSFAIPVTFLKSYSAYAGVQDALVQWWYGHNAVAFFLTTPYLGMMYYFLPKAANRPVYSYRLSIIHFWSLIFIYIWAGPHHLLYTSLPDWAQSLGVVFSVMLLAPSWGGMINGLLTLRGAWDKVREEPVLKFMVVAITAYGMATFEGPMLSLKNVNAIAHFTDWIVAHVHVGALGWNGFLTFGILYWLLPRIFQTKLYSKKLANTHFWLGTLGILFYAIPMYWAGFTQGLMWKQFTKEGLLQYPNFLETVLQLVPMYYMRGIGGVLYLSGVFVMIYNVVKTVKQGTLLANEEAHAAPLMPAVKGPHHDGHWHRWIERRPIQLAVWATVAILIGGAVEMIPTFLIDSNVPTIAAVKPYTSLELQGRDVYIREGCVNCHTQMVRPFRSETERYGEYSKAGEFVYDRPFLWGSKRTGPDLHRVGGKYPHSWHYHHMLDPTSMSPGSIMPPYPWLFDQTLDISTTEAKINALRKLGTPYPEGYEKQANDDLKKQAEKIAAELALEKIEVKPDKEIVALIAYLQRLGTDIKVKEAK